A DNA window from Pogona vitticeps strain Pit_001003342236 chromosome 2, PviZW2.1, whole genome shotgun sequence contains the following coding sequences:
- the C2H17orf67 gene encoding uncharacterized protein C17orf67 homolog, which yields MKIAFVLILILLINFIDASPLLPEKQAKQLLRTRREDRPRKAGFPDEPMREYMLYLQQLEQRSEEQFLEHWLNPHCYPHCNRDLVYPV from the exons ATGAAGATAGCTTTTGTTCTCATTTTGATCCTTCTAATCAATTTCATAG atgcctcaCCTCtactgccagaaaaacaagccAAGCAGCTTCTGAGAACCCGTCGTGAAGACAGACCAAGAAAAGCTGGCTTTCCTGATGAACCGATGAGG gaGTACATGCTTTACCTTCAGCAGCTGGAGCAACGATCTGAAGAACAGTTCCTTGAACACTGGTTGAATCCACACTGCTACCCACATTGCAACAGGGATTTAGTTTATCCAGTGTAA